A stretch of Natator depressus isolate rNatDep1 chromosome 2, rNatDep2.hap1, whole genome shotgun sequence DNA encodes these proteins:
- the LOC141981676 gene encoding myb/SANT-like DNA-binding domain-containing protein 7, with product MQSSSAEVTMMESQNRKRAPAWTEREVRDLIAVWGEESVLSELRSSFRNAKTFVKISQGMKDRGHNRDPKQCRVKLKELRQAYQKTREANGRSGSEPQTCRFYDELHAILGGSATTTPAVLFDSFNGDGGNTEAGFGDKEDDDDDEVVDSSQQASGETGFPDSQELFLTLDLEPVPPEPTQGCLLDPAGGEGTSAACVSMITGSSPSQRLVKIRKKKKTHSR from the exons atgcagagctcatcagcagaggtgaccatgatggagtctcagaatcgcaaaagagctccagcatggaccgaacgggaggtacgggatctgatcgctgtatggggagaggaatccgtgctatcagaactccgttccagttttcgaaatgccaaaacctttgtcaagatctcccagggcatgaaggacagaggccataacagggacccgaagcagtgccgcgtgaaactgaaggagctgaggcaagcctaccagaaaaccagagaggcgaacggccgctccgggtcagagccccaaacatgccgcttctatgatgagctgcatgccattttagggggttcagccaccactaccccagccgtgttgtttgactccttcaatggagatggaggcaatacggaagcaggttttggggacaaagaagatgatgatgatgacgaagttgtagatagctcacagcaagcaagcggagaaaccggttttcccgacagccaggaactgtttctcaccctggacctggagccagtaccccctgaacccacccaaggctgcctcctggacccagcaggcggagaagggacctccg ctgcatgtgtttcaatgatcacaggatcttctccttcccagaggctagtgaagattagaaagaaaaaaaaaacgcactcgagatga